A section of the Planctomicrobium piriforme genome encodes:
- a CDS encoding DUF1398 domain-containing protein, with protein MQIESATVMLDCTRAALTGEMNFPDIVGRLSEIGVERYHADYSRQEITYYLQNGDSLVVPSPHAESPTGDDFDAKAVASAVRQSQQGEHTYPDFVRKTRAAGCVGYFVQITGRKAIYFGRNGDTHIELFPQR; from the coding sequence ATGCAAATCGAATCCGCAACCGTCATGCTCGACTGTACCCGGGCCGCACTGACAGGCGAGATGAACTTCCCGGACATCGTGGGTCGGCTCTCTGAAATCGGCGTTGAACGCTACCACGCCGACTACAGTCGGCAGGAGATCACCTATTACTTGCAGAACGGCGATTCACTAGTCGTTCCCTCCCCTCATGCGGAATCACCGACAGGCGACGATTTCGACGCCAAAGCCGTCGCAAGCGCAGTCCGTCAAAGCCAGCAGGGAGAGCACACCTATCCCGACTTCGTTCGGAAAACGAGAGCCGCTGGCTGCGTCGGTTACTTCGTCCAGATCACAGGCCGCAAAGCGATCTATTTCGGTCGCAATGGAGACACTCATATCGAGCTTTTCCCACAACGCTGA
- a CDS encoding DUF433 domain-containing protein — MSAATTYPHLLIDANGTVRIGDTRYKVQHLAAEHYFYGWTAEELMRQHPDLQPVEVYAALTYFYDNYDELVTNFDTDASQVERLRPAPVISREELLKRFAIGEK, encoded by the coding sequence ATGTCCGCAGCCACGACATATCCCCATTTGCTGATTGACGCCAACGGCACCGTGCGCATCGGCGACACTCGCTACAAAGTTCAGCACCTGGCCGCCGAGCATTACTTTTACGGTTGGACGGCGGAGGAGTTGATGCGGCAGCATCCAGACTTGCAGCCTGTCGAGGTGTATGCCGCGTTGACCTATTTTTACGACAACTACGACGAACTTGTCACCAACTTTGATACAGACGCCAGTCAGGTTGAACGATTGCGCCCAGCTCCCGTGATCTCCCGGGAAGAACTGTTGAAACGGTTTGCCATCGGGGAGAAGTGA
- a CDS encoding DUF1015 domain-containing protein codes for MVTLRPITRALVPVDSVAAYRVSAPNYDEFQSDREVWDLLQARPDNVLQITMPHCHAPDCGDILEDGCPEALAHATKQMELLKTNPLFREANNVLWVYEITSPKRPEAPQLGVGGFGLTSEIRTDKTPQGSIIRNEGIRPEKAEGRAQLLRATNADFGTVNLAVRDKQGKLLVALAKITHSRPCDFETLDEDQNLHRTWMISDDETVAQLVKLLADEPAAYVADGNHRSAAAAAMGLEHFLTVFFPTSRLGLEPYNRLLPLNGVSPDEFLQKLSANFNVKPLGAIPPYRPASVHQIGLYLKGAWYELTPKSGSYDPANAAESIDSDIIQRHIIDGILGMKDARDKRINYVGGNKNASYLVARVDLGEYDLALSVAPVTMEQFVDVCEQNLFMPPKSTWFDPKIRSGLVIALLD; via the coding sequence ATGGTTACTCTACGCCCAATCACACGCGCCCTGGTTCCGGTCGATTCCGTTGCTGCTTACCGCGTCAGCGCCCCGAACTACGATGAGTTTCAAAGCGACCGTGAGGTCTGGGATCTGTTGCAGGCACGCCCGGACAACGTGCTGCAGATCACCATGCCGCACTGCCACGCTCCCGATTGCGGCGACATCCTCGAAGACGGCTGCCCCGAGGCGCTGGCCCATGCCACGAAGCAGATGGAACTGCTCAAAACGAATCCGCTGTTCCGCGAGGCGAACAACGTGCTGTGGGTGTACGAGATCACCTCTCCCAAGCGGCCAGAAGCACCGCAATTGGGAGTGGGCGGCTTCGGTCTGACCTCTGAAATCCGGACCGACAAAACCCCGCAGGGATCGATCATCCGCAACGAAGGAATTCGACCCGAAAAGGCCGAAGGCCGCGCTCAACTGCTCCGGGCGACGAACGCCGATTTCGGCACAGTGAATCTCGCCGTCCGCGACAAGCAGGGCAAACTGCTGGTCGCGCTGGCGAAAATCACGCATTCACGCCCTTGCGACTTCGAAACACTCGACGAAGACCAGAACCTGCACCGCACGTGGATGATCAGCGACGATGAGACGGTCGCTCAGTTGGTCAAACTGCTGGCGGACGAACCGGCCGCCTACGTCGCGGACGGCAATCACCGCAGCGCTGCTGCTGCTGCGATGGGGCTCGAACACTTTCTCACAGTCTTCTTCCCGACCAGCCGGCTCGGCCTGGAACCGTACAACCGACTATTGCCGCTCAACGGCGTTTCCCCGGATGAGTTTCTGCAGAAGCTTTCAGCGAACTTCAATGTGAAGCCGCTCGGAGCGATCCCCCCCTATCGTCCGGCCTCGGTCCATCAGATCGGGCTGTACCTGAAGGGCGCTTGGTACGAACTGACTCCCAAGTCTGGCTCGTATGATCCGGCGAATGCCGCCGAATCGATCGATTCCGACATCATTCAGCGGCACATCATTGACGGCATCCTGGGCATGAAGGATGCCCGGGATAAGCGGATCAACTACGTCGGCGGGAACAAAAACGCATCGTATCTGGTGGCCCGAGTGGACCTGGGCGAGTACGACCTGGCGCTCTCGGTCGCTCCGGTGACGATGGAACAGTTTGTCGATGTCTGCGAGCAGAACCTGTTCATGCCGCCGAAGTCGACGTGGTTCGATCCCAAGATCCGCAGCGGACTGGTGATCGCCCTGCTTGACTGA
- the ettA gene encoding energy-dependent translational throttle protein EttA: MSQQYIMTIEALTRMYDEKVVLENIWLSFFPGAKIGVLGDNGSGKSTLMRIMAGEDKDFMGTVRPAKGIKIGYFPQEPRLDPTKTVQECVTEAVAESQAILDRYNQINERLCVEISQEEMDKLLEEQAVVQDKIDHSNLWELDRTIEMACDAMRLPPGDSKVEHLSGGEKRRVALCRLLLQNPDMLLLDEPTNHLDADSVAWLERFLHEFPGTVVAITHDRYFLENVAGWILEMDRGKGLPYEGNYTSWLEQKQARLGVEQKKEDKRQRALKKELDWVRMSPKAQATKNKARLQRYEELAAQQFDERDDAAQIQIPVSKPLGDLVVRAEGLTKAFGDRLLFENMSFNLPPGGIVGVIGPNGAGKTTLFKMIMGTESPTEGKLRIGDSVDLAYVDQSRDSLDPKKTVYEEISGGLDQLEVGKTKIHARAYCGRFNFKGTEQQTFVGDLSGGERNRVHLAKLLRSGGNLILLDEPTNDLDVETLRALEEGLANFGGCAVVTSHDRWFLDKIATHILAFEGDSQVVWFEGNYKMYELQRRERLGMDADRPHRIKYKPLKR, translated from the coding sequence ATGTCACAGCAATACATCATGACGATCGAGGCCCTGACTCGGATGTACGACGAAAAGGTCGTGCTCGAGAACATCTGGCTCTCGTTTTTTCCCGGCGCGAAGATCGGCGTGCTCGGGGACAACGGCTCCGGCAAAAGTACCCTGATGCGGATCATGGCCGGTGAAGACAAGGACTTCATGGGGACCGTGCGTCCGGCCAAGGGGATCAAAATTGGCTACTTCCCCCAGGAACCACGGCTCGATCCGACCAAAACCGTCCAGGAGTGTGTGACCGAGGCGGTGGCCGAATCGCAGGCGATTCTCGACCGCTACAACCAGATCAACGAACGGCTCTGCGTGGAGATCTCGCAGGAAGAAATGGACAAGCTGCTCGAAGAGCAGGCCGTCGTCCAGGATAAAATTGACCATTCGAATTTGTGGGAACTCGATCGCACCATCGAAATGGCCTGCGACGCCATGCGACTCCCGCCGGGCGACTCCAAGGTCGAACACCTCTCCGGGGGAGAAAAACGCCGCGTCGCCCTTTGCCGTCTGCTGCTGCAGAATCCCGACATGCTGCTGCTGGACGAACCAACCAACCATCTCGACGCCGACTCCGTCGCCTGGCTCGAACGCTTTCTCCACGAGTTCCCCGGCACCGTGGTCGCCATCACCCACGACCGCTACTTCCTCGAAAACGTCGCCGGCTGGATTCTGGAAATGGACCGCGGCAAGGGACTGCCGTACGAAGGCAACTACACTTCCTGGCTCGAACAAAAACAGGCCCGACTGGGAGTGGAACAGAAGAAAGAAGACAAACGGCAGCGCGCTCTCAAGAAAGAACTCGATTGGGTGCGGATGTCTCCCAAGGCGCAGGCGACCAAGAACAAAGCCCGTCTGCAACGTTACGAAGAACTCGCCGCCCAGCAGTTCGACGAACGTGACGACGCGGCCCAGATCCAGATTCCGGTCAGCAAGCCGCTGGGCGACCTCGTCGTGCGCGCTGAAGGACTCACCAAAGCCTTTGGCGACCGCCTGCTGTTCGAGAACATGAGCTTCAACCTCCCCCCCGGCGGCATCGTGGGGGTCATCGGACCCAACGGCGCCGGGAAAACGACCCTCTTCAAAATGATCATGGGCACCGAGTCTCCCACCGAGGGCAAGCTGCGGATCGGCGACTCGGTCGATCTCGCTTACGTCGACCAGTCGCGCGACTCGCTCGACCCCAAGAAAACCGTCTACGAAGAGATCTCCGGCGGGCTCGACCAACTGGAAGTCGGCAAGACCAAGATCCACGCCAGGGCCTACTGCGGACGGTTCAACTTCAAAGGCACCGAACAGCAGACGTTCGTCGGCGACCTGTCCGGGGGGGAACGGAATCGCGTGCATCTTGCCAAGCTGCTCCGCTCTGGCGGCAATCTGATCCTGTTGGACGAACCGACCAACGATCTCGATGTCGAAACGCTGCGGGCACTCGAAGAGGGCCTGGCGAACTTCGGCGGCTGCGCGGTGGTGACCTCGCACGATCGCTGGTTCCTCGACAAAATCGCCACGCACATCCTGGCCTTCGAGGGGGACAGCCAGGTCGTGTGGTTCGAGGGAAATTACAAGATGTATGAACTCCAGCGTCGGGAACGGCTGGGGATGGACGCCGACCGTCCGCACCGGATCAAGTACAAGCCGCTGAAGCGGTAA
- a CDS encoding transposase: MNDRKIQREELNQNGRLPSQDDNLFQIFDPTSEYSVSYGHLPHWSQPGVTYFVTFRADDSIPASVSELWHRRRAEWLFHHGILVDDPTWRNRLRKLSLEKQLEFEKTFSCEFLSFLDRGYGSCPFKKPEIAAVVLEALQHFDGDRYVLGDAVIMPNHVHLLVCLLKETEIETQCYSWKKFSATKINRLLNRTGRLWQSESFDHLVRSPEQFDGFRKYIANNPTVARLNTGEYLHFRRDA, translated from the coding sequence ATGAATGATCGAAAAATCCAGCGAGAAGAACTCAATCAGAACGGTCGCCTGCCAAGCCAGGATGACAATCTGTTTCAGATTTTCGATCCGACGAGCGAATACAGTGTCTCGTACGGGCACCTGCCACATTGGTCTCAACCCGGCGTCACTTACTTTGTGACATTTCGAGCAGACGATTCAATTCCCGCATCGGTCAGTGAACTCTGGCATCGGCGTCGTGCCGAATGGCTGTTCCATCACGGAATTTTGGTTGATGACCCGACTTGGCGAAATCGACTGAGAAAGCTTTCTCTCGAAAAACAATTGGAATTCGAGAAGACATTCAGCTGCGAATTTCTTTCGTTTCTGGATCGAGGATATGGGAGTTGTCCCTTCAAGAAACCAGAAATCGCCGCGGTCGTTCTGGAAGCATTACAACACTTTGACGGTGATCGGTATGTGCTGGGCGATGCGGTAATCATGCCCAATCATGTCCATTTGCTGGTCTGCCTGCTGAAAGAAACGGAAATCGAAACCCAGTGTTATTCCTGGAAAAAGTTCTCTGCGACAAAGATCAACCGGTTGCTGAACCGGACCGGACGACTGTGGCAGTCTGAGAGTTTTGATCATCTGGTGCGATCGCCGGAACAGTTTGACGGATTTCGGAAATACATTGCGAACAACCCTACTGTGGCAAGACTGAATACTGGTGAGTATCTCCATTTCCGACGCGATGCTTGA
- a CDS encoding Gfo/Idh/MocA family protein translates to MSLTRRYFLKSAAAIGAAAAVHHELRAQESKPIRSPNEKIGAAVIGTGSRGGEHIAALMGRDDVTIRTLCDADLANAATRAKGIESKGGQAPQIEQDFRRVLDDPSIEIVSIATPNHWHSLHAILALQAGKHVYVEKPVSHNVWEGRQLVNWARQLGKICQCGTQSRSSPSLQEAVKYVKEGRLGKIEYAIGTCYKPRKSIGKLDKPLQIPATVDYDLWCGPAAMVDLYRPQFHYDWHWDFNTGNGDMGNQGIHQMDIARWFLGEGVLSPRLMSIGGRVGYEDAGNTPNTQIVYHAYEKAPLIFETRGLPRKDVDYSTGMDNFRGSQVGVIVQCEKGYMVVPNYTQATAFDQEGKPLESWSSKGDANARHFANFFDAIRSGKHEDLNADILEGHLSSALCHTGAISHLLGTPKKAAEIEKEVAGNKLWEDSYKRMAEHLAANGVDINDPKLHVGPWLEMDQATERFTNNDAANKLLTRDYRKGYVVPDAIANQARRSFDGVN, encoded by the coding sequence ATGTCACTGACGCGCCGCTACTTCCTGAAATCTGCCGCCGCCATTGGAGCCGCCGCTGCCGTCCATCACGAGTTGCGGGCACAAGAATCCAAACCCATCCGCAGCCCGAATGAAAAAATCGGTGCGGCGGTGATCGGCACCGGCAGCCGGGGTGGAGAACACATTGCCGCCCTGATGGGCCGCGACGATGTGACGATTCGTACCCTGTGTGATGCCGACCTTGCCAATGCCGCCACTCGGGCGAAAGGCATCGAATCCAAAGGGGGCCAGGCCCCGCAGATCGAACAGGATTTCCGCCGCGTCCTCGACGACCCCAGCATCGAAATCGTCTCGATCGCCACGCCTAATCACTGGCACTCACTCCACGCCATTCTCGCGCTGCAGGCAGGCAAGCACGTTTACGTCGAAAAACCGGTCTCCCACAACGTTTGGGAAGGCCGACAACTGGTGAACTGGGCACGTCAACTCGGCAAGATCTGTCAGTGCGGCACGCAGTCGCGTTCAAGCCCCAGCCTGCAGGAAGCGGTGAAGTATGTGAAAGAGGGCCGCCTCGGTAAAATCGAGTACGCCATCGGCACCTGTTACAAGCCCCGCAAGAGCATCGGCAAGCTCGACAAGCCGCTGCAGATTCCCGCGACGGTCGATTACGACCTGTGGTGCGGACCGGCCGCAATGGTCGATCTCTACCGCCCGCAGTTCCATTACGACTGGCACTGGGATTTCAATACCGGCAACGGCGACATGGGGAACCAGGGGATCCATCAAATGGACATCGCCCGCTGGTTCCTCGGCGAAGGAGTCCTCTCTCCCCGTCTGATGAGCATCGGCGGCCGCGTCGGCTACGAAGACGCCGGCAATACTCCGAACACGCAGATCGTTTACCACGCCTACGAAAAAGCACCGCTGATTTTCGAAACTCGTGGTCTGCCGCGCAAGGACGTCGACTACAGCACTGGCATGGACAACTTCCGTGGCTCACAGGTGGGCGTGATCGTACAGTGTGAAAAGGGTTACATGGTCGTTCCCAACTACACGCAGGCGACCGCCTTCGACCAGGAAGGCAAGCCGCTGGAGTCGTGGAGTTCCAAAGGGGACGCCAACGCCAGACACTTCGCCAACTTCTTCGATGCGATCCGTTCCGGCAAGCACGAAGACCTGAATGCCGACATCCTGGAAGGACACCTGTCGAGCGCATTGTGCCACACAGGCGCCATCAGCCATCTCCTGGGAACCCCGAAGAAAGCCGCCGAGATCGAAAAAGAAGTCGCCGGCAACAAGCTGTGGGAAGACTCCTACAAGCGAATGGCCGAACACCTCGCCGCGAACGGCGTCGACATCAACGATCCCAAGCTGCACGTCGGCCCCTGGCTGGAAATGGATCAGGCGACCGAACGCTTCACTAACAACGACGCCGCCAACAAGCTGCTGACCCGGGATTACCGCAAGGGTTACGTCGTCCCGGACGCAATCGCCAACCAGGCACGGCGGAGTTTCGATGGGGTGAACTAG
- a CDS encoding cadherin repeat domain-containing protein — MFLRLRSALRSPSARRRRPLANNGPAAMVEILSQRTLLSGVTALAAETHAPTGIRLAGNTVKENQPVGAKVGELSGVDSDIGDTFAFKLVAGDGGVDNDSFKISGNQLLASKSFDFEAKSIYSIRVDVVDSQGHHFQKAFQIKIVNVNEGPLVDKFAAPVVYKEKAPPVPIAGDAELKDVDSPNFEGGKLAVRISANASPGDELSIRNDAAGPGHVGLDGDKVISGGVVIGNWSGGKQGSPLVITFNADATPERVRDLLRAVSFSNKSPNPNVAPRTIEVKIGDGDGAVTLISKQVGVQAVNDPPVISPLGPPLNYVKGAPPIPVTLEATVDDVDSPNFAGGKLKVGVLENFSPSDRIEIRNQEPGPGSVATKDGNVTFGGVVIGTVVGGDGANPLVITFNERADKVVVQAVLRDITFRTSADTTSTAPRTIGAVLEDGDGGTSLISKRTINIVTPPPT; from the coding sequence ATGTTTCTGCGCTTGCGTTCTGCCCTGCGTTCGCCGTCTGCTCGCCGCCGTCGCCCTCTCGCGAACAACGGGCCGGCCGCGATGGTCGAAATTCTGTCGCAACGGACGCTTCTGTCAGGGGTCACGGCCCTCGCTGCCGAGACTCATGCCCCGACCGGAATCCGGCTCGCAGGCAATACGGTCAAAGAAAATCAGCCTGTCGGCGCCAAGGTCGGCGAGTTGTCCGGAGTCGACTCGGACATCGGAGACACATTCGCCTTCAAACTGGTCGCAGGCGATGGGGGCGTCGATAACGACTCGTTCAAGATCAGCGGAAACCAATTGCTCGCTTCGAAATCATTCGACTTCGAAGCGAAGTCGATCTATTCGATTCGCGTGGATGTCGTGGACTCGCAAGGCCACCACTTCCAGAAGGCCTTCCAGATCAAGATCGTCAACGTTAACGAAGGTCCGCTCGTCGACAAGTTTGCCGCACCGGTCGTCTACAAGGAAAAGGCCCCGCCGGTGCCGATCGCTGGCGATGCGGAACTGAAAGACGTCGATTCCCCCAACTTCGAAGGCGGAAAACTGGCTGTACGCATCTCGGCAAACGCCAGCCCCGGGGACGAGTTGTCGATTCGCAATGACGCCGCCGGACCCGGCCATGTCGGCCTCGACGGCGATAAAGTCATCTCCGGCGGCGTGGTGATTGGAAACTGGTCAGGCGGCAAACAGGGCTCGCCGCTGGTGATCACCTTCAATGCCGACGCCACTCCCGAACGTGTCCGCGATCTGCTGCGAGCCGTGAGCTTCTCCAATAAATCACCGAATCCCAACGTCGCCCCCCGGACCATCGAAGTCAAAATTGGCGATGGTGATGGAGCCGTCACGCTGATTTCGAAGCAGGTCGGCGTACAAGCAGTGAACGATCCCCCGGTCATCAGCCCGTTGGGCCCGCCGCTCAACTACGTGAAGGGGGCTCCCCCGATTCCCGTCACGCTGGAAGCGACCGTGGATGACGTCGATTCCCCCAACTTTGCCGGCGGCAAACTGAAGGTTGGCGTCCTGGAAAACTTCTCTCCGTCCGACCGCATCGAAATCCGCAACCAGGAACCTGGCCCCGGATCGGTCGCGACGAAAGATGGGAACGTCACCTTCGGGGGCGTTGTGATTGGAACGGTGGTCGGCGGCGATGGCGCGAACCCGCTAGTTATCACCTTCAATGAAAGGGCCGATAAGGTCGTCGTGCAGGCGGTCCTGCGGGACATCACATTCCGGACATCTGCCGACACCACGTCGACCGCTCCCCGTACGATTGGGGCTGTGCTCGAAGACGGCGATGGCGGAACCAGCCTGATTTCCAAGCGAACAATCAACATTGTCACCCCGCCCCCGACCTGA
- a CDS encoding RNA 2'-phosphotransferase, with product MNPTHISKALSHALRHEPWLYELELDDEGWTDVARVLAALRKHEPDWAGLTIDDLTAAVHSGDKQRHEIDGHRIRAIYGHSIAGKLKRVPALPPESLFHGTAPAVVEQIRISGLLPMQRQYVHCSVDIDMAKKVGQRKALTPVILTIQARQASEQGVAFYEGNDLVWLADAVPPEFIEFSPVDAS from the coding sequence ATGAATCCCACCCACATCAGCAAAGCATTGTCACACGCGCTGCGTCACGAACCGTGGCTGTATGAGCTGGAACTCGACGACGAAGGCTGGACTGATGTGGCTCGCGTGCTGGCGGCGCTCCGCAAGCATGAGCCAGACTGGGCAGGTCTGACGATCGATGACCTGACGGCGGCGGTTCACTCCGGAGACAAGCAGCGTCACGAGATCGATGGTCATCGGATTCGAGCGATCTACGGGCACTCCATTGCCGGCAAGCTGAAACGGGTTCCCGCTCTGCCGCCGGAGTCGCTGTTTCATGGAACAGCGCCGGCGGTTGTCGAACAGATCAGAATCAGCGGCCTGCTGCCGATGCAACGGCAGTATGTGCATTGCTCGGTGGACATCGACATGGCGAAGAAGGTGGGCCAGCGCAAAGCTCTGACGCCTGTCATTCTCACGATCCAGGCGCGACAGGCCTCGGAGCAGGGAGTCGCCTTCTACGAGGGGAACGATCTCGTTTGGCTCGCCGATGCGGTGCCGCCGGAGTTCATTGAGTTTTCTCCTGTTGATGCTTCGTAG
- a CDS encoding DUF5615 family PIN-like protein has translation MPLGIYMDVHVPTAVTSALRRRGIDVLTSQEDGTTRATDEALLKRAIETERLFFTQDQDFLVIAQEYQASGTEFPGICFARQGVEVGRLIQDLELHLKCATAQELQNQLIFLPLR, from the coding sequence ATGCCCCTGGGGATCTATATGGACGTCCATGTCCCAACAGCGGTGACGAGCGCCTTACGGAGGCGTGGAATAGACGTCCTGACCAGTCAGGAAGATGGGACGACCCGGGCCACCGATGAGGCCTTACTGAAAAGGGCGATTGAAACCGAGCGTCTCTTCTTCACTCAGGATCAAGACTTTCTGGTCATTGCGCAGGAGTACCAGGCTTCAGGAACGGAATTTCCCGGCATCTGCTTCGCCCGGCAAGGAGTCGAGGTAGGACGGTTGATTCAGGATCTGGAACTCCACCTGAAATGTGCCACCGCGCAGGAACTTCAGAATCAACTCATCTTTCTCCCGCTGCGATGA
- a CDS encoding MarR family winged helix-turn-helix transcriptional regulator: MVKHPPVSNLEDHVGYWLRFVSNHVSYAFTEKVEAHGVTVAEWVLLREMLQLGPVNPSQLAAELGMTRGAISKLIERLCSKSLAERTSPASDRRYQVVELTAAGRKLVPVLARLADENDREFFGHLAVNQRRELLAFLQDLVERHKWIDVPVS; this comes from the coding sequence ATGGTCAAGCACCCGCCTGTCAGCAATCTGGAAGACCACGTCGGCTACTGGCTGCGCTTCGTCTCCAACCATGTTTCCTACGCGTTTACCGAAAAGGTCGAAGCTCACGGAGTGACCGTCGCGGAATGGGTATTGCTGCGGGAAATGTTGCAACTCGGACCTGTCAATCCAAGCCAGCTTGCCGCTGAACTCGGCATGACGCGCGGAGCCATTTCCAAGCTGATCGAACGTCTGTGCAGCAAGTCATTGGCTGAGCGGACATCTCCCGCAAGCGACCGCCGCTATCAGGTCGTCGAACTGACCGCGGCAGGCCGAAAACTTGTCCCAGTCCTGGCTCGACTGGCGGACGAAAACGACCGCGAATTCTTCGGACATCTCGCAGTGAATCAACGCCGCGAACTGCTGGCGTTTCTTCAAGATCTCGTGGAACGGCACAAGTGGATTGATGTGCCTGTCAGTTGA